The genomic interval CAACGCACCGATTTATTCAGCGACCTTGTATTATCCAATTGCAAGTTAATCTAGAATAACTATTTATATATTGCATTTAACTCCAGACATGCATGCCAGACGATAGCAACTTCCGAAGACGTAGCGTGCTGCGAGCCATTGGCGGTGTCAGTGCGGTGTCTCTGGGGGTCGGCACCGCGAGCGCACGGTGCAAAGAATCAACAGATGCAGCAAGATTGGAGACGCTCGTACCGGTCCCGGTCGACGTAACATCGACCGGTAGAGGCTACACAATCACTGACGCGACGACGATTACGGTCGAAGATGCCACAGCAGAAGGTGTGGCCGAGTACCTCGCAGAGTTCCTCAGAGCGCCGACTGGGTACGATCTGCCAATCAAGACGCATCAGGGAAGGGGCGGGAGAGACACTATCTCCCTGCAACTCAGCGAGCCAAGCTCTGGAGACCATGAGCAGGGCTATCGACTCCGAAGTAATCCAAGTGGGCTTACAATCCGCGCGAACGAACCTGCAGGATTGTTCGCGGGTGTTCAAACACTTCGGCAACTACTCCCACCGGCCATCGAGCATGATACCGAACAATCGACAGAGTGGACCGTCCCGGGAGGACACATCCGTGATTACCCGCGATTCGACTACCGGGGAGCTCATCTCGACGTCGCTCGACATTTCTTCGACGTAGAGACAGTCAAGCAGTTCATCGATTACCTAGCCCAGTACAAGGTCAACCACCTCCACCTGCACCTTACTGACGACCAGGGCTGGCGCATCGAAATCGATAGTTGGCCCAACCTCACGGACGAAGGAGCAGACTCAGAAGTCGGCGGTGGGCCAAGTGGGTACTATACGAAAGAGGAGTATGCAGAACTCATCGAGTACGCTCAACGCCGATACGTCACCATCATCCCGGAGATCGACTTGCCGGGACACACGGGTGCGGCCCTCGAGTCTTATGCCGAACTCAACTGTGACGGGACGAAACGCGAGGAGGATACAGGAACGAATGTTGGTGACACGACGCTATGCATCGACAAGGATGTGACCTACGAGTTCGTTGATGACGTCATCCGCGAAGTGGCAGAGATGACGCCTGGGCCCTACATCCACATTGGTGGTGATGAGGCTCACGTTGTCAGCGACTCGGAGTATAACACCTTCATGGACCGGGTAGTCCCGATCGTCCAGAAATACGGAAAGCGTCCAATCGGGTGGCACCAGATTCTTGATGCAGAGCCCCCGTCTGAGACGATTGCTCAGTACTGGTATACGGGTCATGATGCTCCCGACGTGGCTGAAGCCGCACAGAACGGACACGATCTTATCGCCTCACCGGCGAGCCACGCGTATATGGATATGAAGTACAACGAGGATACCGAGTTGGGTCTCGACTGGGCGGGTCTTACATCCGTCAAAGACGCCTACGATTGGGATCCGGGTAGCTTCCTCAACGGGGTCGATGAGTCGGCCATCATGGGTCCTGAAACGGCACTCTGGTCGGAGACCCTGGAGACGCTCGAAGACATCGAATTCATGTTCTTCCCTCACTTTCCCCCTGTCGCGGAGTTAGGTTGGTCACCTGCTGCCAAGACGGATGAATGGGACGAATTTGAACATCGCCTCGCCGCACAGGCTTCACGCTGGGAGATCCAAGGTGTCAATTATTATCAAACGCCACAAGTTCCCTGGCCGTGAGGGAGCCGTAATCCGCCACCTTCCGGAGGTAACCATTGAGAGAGATTGAGATAGGAGACCATCTCTTTGATATCGCTGCTGATGATTCACGCCGATACCTTT from Halomarina salina carries:
- a CDS encoding beta-N-acetylhexosaminidase — its product is MPDDSNFRRRSVLRAIGGVSAVSLGVGTASARCKESTDAARLETLVPVPVDVTSTGRGYTITDATTITVEDATAEGVAEYLAEFLRAPTGYDLPIKTHQGRGGRDTISLQLSEPSSGDHEQGYRLRSNPSGLTIRANEPAGLFAGVQTLRQLLPPAIEHDTEQSTEWTVPGGHIRDYPRFDYRGAHLDVARHFFDVETVKQFIDYLAQYKVNHLHLHLTDDQGWRIEIDSWPNLTDEGADSEVGGGPSGYYTKEEYAELIEYAQRRYVTIIPEIDLPGHTGAALESYAELNCDGTKREEDTGTNVGDTTLCIDKDVTYEFVDDVIREVAEMTPGPYIHIGGDEAHVVSDSEYNTFMDRVVPIVQKYGKRPIGWHQILDAEPPSETIAQYWYTGHDAPDVAEAAQNGHDLIASPASHAYMDMKYNEDTELGLDWAGLTSVKDAYDWDPGSFLNGVDESAIMGPETALWSETLETLEDIEFMFFPHFPPVAELGWSPAAKTDEWDEFEHRLAAQASRWEIQGVNYYQTPQVPWP